The Ictidomys tridecemlineatus isolate mIctTri1 chromosome 6, mIctTri1.hap1, whole genome shotgun sequence genome includes a region encoding these proteins:
- the LOC101964176 gene encoding LOW QUALITY PROTEIN: obscurin-like (The sequence of the model RefSeq protein was modified relative to this genomic sequence to represent the inferred CDS: inserted 1 base in 1 codon; substituted 2 bases at 2 genomic stop codons): MAALLAHLQQRREAMRRGRPASPPSACIRTCMVTEGKHAHLSCYVAGEPKPEILWKKDGQLVTEGWRHVVYEDAQENFVFKILFCKQSDRGLYTCMASNLVGQTYSSVGGGARSQLLHSGASCPPVSSGPSHQLVSTEPAVPFKRRLQDLEVREKESATFQCEVPPPTTETAWFKEESRLWASAKYGMEEEGTQHRLTVHNVSADNDAVYIWETTEDSCTVAELAVQGNLTGKLPRNTVVRQGDTAIFCLELAVPEGPGHWLRNQEEVVTGGQVAITAEGTCHMLTIFQCSLEDMGEVVFMAGDSRTSTQFCVSAPRRPPLHPPVDPLVKDRTESSVTLGWYPPPPGDSPVTIDGYLVEXRRLGTYIWSWCHKNEXVATPELTVTGMTEXGDFQFRVSAVNSLGQSPYLEFPGTIHLAPQMAMRTPLKAVAAVEGGEVTFSVDLTVASAGKWFLDRVALKASCTYVIHCDRTWHTLTIREVPASLHGAQLKFVAEGIESIIGMEVRPRPGRLLGKPPAVAALEVLARRHEEAQLLAELSDQAAAVTWLLPPGPKYEEQASAGWRALLVWDMGKDDAGLYECVSAGAVLPTVCARPSSLQPLCQVRGQELCGSLPPLPYSAGLMPFLRKNTVGGCVDAEVGGRARFECETADAHVPVCWFKDGKELGGSCQRFSQEDVGTWHWLVVASVSRQDEGTYSCRVGEDSVDFHLKVSEPKAVFAKGQLTHSEVKAQARTSATLSCEVAQAQTEVTWYKDGKKLSQSSQMRVEASGCRQQLVVQQAGKADAGEYSCEAGGQRVSFSLDVTEPKAVFAKGQLACSEVKAQAGVSGTLSYEVVQAQTEVTWYKDGKKLSQSSQMRVEASDCRWQLVVQQAGKVDAGEYSCEAGGQKVSFFLDVTGEF, encoded by the exons ATGGCAGCGCTCCTAGCTCACCTGCAGCAGCGACGTGAAGCCATGCGCAGAGGGCGGCCCGCCTCACCACCCAGCGCCTGCATCCGCACCTGCATGGTGACAGAGGGCAAACACGCGCATCTCAGCTGCTACGTGGCGGGTGAGCCCAAGCCTGAGATCCTGTGGAAGAAGGATGGGCAGCTGGTGACAGAGGGATGGCGACACGTGGTTTATGAGGATGCGCAAGAGAACTTCGTGTTCAAGATTCTGTTCTGCAAGCAGTCGGACCGTGGCCTCTACACCTGCATGGCGTCCAACCTCGTGGGCCAGACCTACAGCTCCGTTGGTGGTGGTGCAAG ATCCCAACTCCTGCACTCTGGAGCCTCCTGTCCTCCGGTATCCTCTGGCCCCTCTCACCAGCTGGTCTCCACAGAGCCTGCAGTGCCCTTCAAGAGGCGGCTGCAGGACCTGGAGGTGCGGGAGAAGGAGTCTGCCACATTCCAGTGCGAGGTGCCACCGCCCACCACTGAAACTGCGTGGTTCAAGGAGGAGTCGCGGCTGTGGGCGAGCGCCAAGTACGGCATGGAGGAGGAGGGCACCCAGCACAGGCTGACAGTGCACAATGTCTCGGCTGACAACGACGCTGTGTACATCTGGGAGACCACGGAGGACAGCTGCACCGTGGCGGAGCTCGCTGTCCAAG GGAACCTGACGGGGAAACTGCCCCGGAACACAGTGGTGCGCCAGGGGGACACTGCCATTTTTTGCTTGGAGCTGGCAGTGCCTGAGGGACCGGGGCACTGGCTGAGGAACCAGGAGGAGGTGGTGACTGGTGGGCAAGTGGCCATCACAGCAGAAGGCACGTGCCACATGCTGACCATCTTTCAGTGCAGCTTGGAAGACATGGGTGAGGTGGTCTTCATGGCTGGAGACTCCCGCACTTCCACCCAGTTCTGCGTGTCTG CCCCCAGGAGGCCACCTCTCCATCCCCCTGTGGACCCTTTGGTGAAGGACAGAACAGAGAGTTCTGTGACCCTTGGCTGGTATCCACCACCCCCAGGGGACAGCCCTGTGACCATTGATGGCTACCTGGTGGAGTAGCGGCGGCTGGGTACCTACATCTGGAGCTGGTGCCACAAGAATGAGTGAGTGGCAACACCTGAGCTCACCGTCACAGGTATGACTG GAGGTGACTTCCAGTTCAGGGTGTCAGCTGTCAACAGCCTTGGCCAGAGTCCATACCTGGAGTTCCCGGGGACCATCCACCTGG CCCCCCAGATGGCCATGAGGACACCCCTGAAGGCAGTGGCAGCAGTGGAGGGTGGAGAAGTCACCTTCTCTGTAGACCTTACTGTGGCCTCTGCTGGTAAATGGTTTCTGGACAGGGTGGCTCTGAAGGCCAGCTGCACGTATGTGATCCACTGTGATCGCACCTGGCATACACTCACAATCCGAGAGGTGCCTGCCAGCCTGCACGGGGCACAGCTCAAGTTTGTGGCTGAGGGCATTGAAAGCATCATTGGGATGGAGGTCCGTCCGAG Gccaggcagg CTCCTGGGCAAGCCACCAGCGGTAGCCGCTCTCGAGGTGCTGGCCCGGCGGCACGAGGAGGCTCAGCTGCTGGCTGAGCTGTCGGACCAGGCTGCAGCTGTGACATGGCTGTTACCTCCTGGGCCTAAGTACGAGGAACAGGCTTCAGCTGGGTGGCGGGCACTGCTGGTGTGGGACATGGGGAAGGATGACGCTGGTCTCTATGAGTGTGTCAGTGCAGGAGCCGTGTTGCCTACCGTCTGTGCAAG ACCCTCCAGCCTGCAGCCTCTGTGCCAGGTGCGTGGTCAGGAGCTCTGTGGTTCCTTACCACCTCTGCCATACTCTGCAGGCCTCATGCCCTTCCTACGCAAAAACACAGTGGGCGGCTGTGTGGATGCTGAGGTGGGGGGCCGGGCGAGGTTTGAGTGTGAGACTGCGGATGCCCACGTCCCCGTGTGCTGGTTTAAAGATGGCAAGGAGTTGGGTGGCTCCTGCCAGCGCTTCTCTCAGGAAGACGTGGGGACCTGGCATTGGCTGGTAGTGGCCTCGGTCAGCAGGCAGGATGAGGGCACCTACTCCTGCCGTGTGGGTGAGGACTCTGTGGACTTCCACCTAAAGGTCTCTG AGCCCAAGGCTGTGTTTGCCAAGGGACAGCTGACACACAGTGAGGTGAAGGCCCAGGCGAGGACAAGTGCCACTCTGAGCTGCGAGGTGGCCCAGGCCCAGACAGAGGTGACATGGTACAAGGATGGGAAGAAGCTGAGCCAGAGCTCCCAGATGCGCGTGGAGGCCTCTGGCTGTAGGCAGCAGCTGGTGGTGCAGCAGGCAGGCAAGGCGGATGCTGGGGAGTACAGCTGCGAGGCCGGGGGCCagagg GTCTCCTTCAGCCTGGATGTCACAG AGCCCAAGGCTGTGTTTGCGAAGGGGCAGCTGGCATGCAGTGAGGTAAAGGCCCAGGCGGGGGTGAGTGGCACTCTGAGCTACGAGGTGGTCCAGGCCCAGACAGAGGTGACGTGGTACAAGGATGGGAAGAAGCTGAGCCAGAGCTCCCAG ATGCGCGTGGAGGCCTCTGACTGTAGGTGGCAACTGGTGGTGCAGCAGGCGGGCAAGGTGGACGCCGGGGAGTACAGCTGCGAGGCCGGGGGCCAGAAGGTCTCCTTCTTCCTGGACGTCACAGGTGAGTTCTGA